A single window of Montipora capricornis isolate CH-2021 chromosome 14, ASM3666992v2, whole genome shotgun sequence DNA harbors:
- the LOC138032473 gene encoding inositol polyphosphate multikinase-like: MNVTNAESSDVLDDYPYQVAGHATDGPLRLTDDGSCVLKPVQKPPKGEREVVFYETIFSNDEQREEVMELRRFLPHYYGVIELDSSKYLKLENVTSKFVHPCVMDIKIGRITWEDDVDEWVIKKKDKWPLRKLAGFSILGYMVFNPKTCSNERFSREWCRKMTSVEDAEKSFKHFLDCVKKELKHRVVEELITKLREIQRWFKSQRMFKFIASSILIAYEGKDSTIPHASLKDQELNNEMPDLNNMELLQVKNCQPEKALVEVRMIDAAHVFSSSVVDSNYLSGLENVVASFEHIRANLGK; this comes from the exons ATGAACGTAACAAATGCTGAATCGTCGGATGTTTTAGATGACTATCCTTATCAAGTTGCCGGGCATGCTACTG atGGTCCCTTAAGGCTCACAGATGATGGAAGTTGTGTGTTAAAACCAGTACAGAAACCTCCCAAGGGGGAGAGGGAGGTTGTATTTTATGAAACCATATTTAGCAATGATGAACAAAGAGAAGAGGTCATGGAACTGAGACGATTTTTACCACATTACTATGGAGTCATAGAATTGG ATTcatcaaaatatttaaaattagaGAATGTTACAAGCAAGTTTGTTCATCCCTGTGTGATGGACATTAAAATTGGCAGAATTACTTGGGAAGATGATGTTGATGAGTGGGTTATAAAGAAAAAAGATAAGTGGCCACTTAGAAAGCTTGCTGGATTTAGCATTCTTGGATACATG GTATTTAACCCCAAAACATGCAGTAACGAACGCTTTAGCCGAGAATGGTGTAGAAAAATGACGTCAGTGGAGGATGCTGAAAAAA gTTTTAAGCATTTCTTAGATTGTGTGAAAAAAGAATTGAAACACAGGGTAGTGGAAGAGCTGATTACAAAACTAAGGGAAATACAACGATGGTTCAAATCCCAGAGAATGTTTAAGTTTATTGCAAGCTCTATTCTTATAGCATATGAAGGAAAAGACAGCACAATTCCTCATGCTTCCCTTAAGGACCAAGAATTAAATAACGAAATGCCAGATTTAAATAATATGGAGCTTTTACAAGTGAAGAATTGCCAGCCAGAAAAAGCTTTGGTGGAAGTCCGCATGATTGATGCTGCACATGTATTTTCCTCTTCAGTTGTTGACAGCAATTATTTATCTGGCTTAGAAAATGTTGTTGCAAGTTTTGAACACATTAGGGCAAATTTAGGCAAATAA